One stretch of Tepidibacter hydrothermalis DNA includes these proteins:
- a CDS encoding phBC6A51 family helix-turn-helix protein, with protein MLSAKQKKCIKLMASGEHTQKEIAKQINITEKTICEWKKNDEFMQELDYLIALSIRSVAAKAFKTQTNLLDSKNDMVRYMAAKDILDRAGFKPDEKLKVEGFSTVVFVDDLGEDDEDD; from the coding sequence ATGTTATCAGCAAAACAGAAAAAATGCATCAAATTGATGGCATCAGGTGAACACACACAAAAGGAAATTGCAAAGCAGATTAACATCACTGAAAAGACCATATGTGAATGGAAAAAGAATGATGAATTCATGCAAGAATTGGATTATCTGATTGCACTAAGTATCAGATCAGTTGCAGCAAAGGCATTCAAAACACAAACAAATCTTCTTGATTCCAAGAATGACATGGTCAGATATATGGCAGCAAAGGACATTCTTGATAGAGCAGGATTCAAACCTGATGAAAAGCTGAAAGTGGAAGGTTTTTCAACAGTAGTGTTTGTTGATGATTTGGGTGAAGATGATGAAGATGATTAA
- a CDS encoding Mor transcription activator family protein, giving the protein MATVSFYEVKEVIGEEVAQKIMDEFPCMHLYIPNNMPKFPDNLTRNKYIKNSYHTGATIPEIADMINLSVETVRKIVNER; this is encoded by the coding sequence ATGGCAACAGTATCATTTTATGAAGTAAAAGAAGTTATTGGTGAAGAAGTAGCACAAAAGATAATGGATGAATTTCCTTGTATGCATCTTTATATTCCGAACAATATGCCTAAGTTCCCTGATAATCTGACTAGAAATAAATACATTAAAAATTCATATCATACAGGTGCAACTATACCTGAAATAGCTGATATGATTAATCTAAGTGTTGAAACAGTAAGAAAAATCGTAAATGAAAGATGA